The stretch of DNA GATTCTTGAAGTGAAGCCTCGAAAGCGAGTTGCCCTGGTTATCGAAACGTCCCTCGCTTATGGACGTGCCGTTTTGAAGGGGATTTCCAGGTATCTGGTTGCACACCAGCCATGGTCGATGTATCTCGATCTGCATGAATTGATGGCACAACCTCCCCGCTGGCTCGAAAATGCAGAAATCGACGGTGTCATCAGTCGATCCACCACACCGGAACTCGCTGCTTCACTTTTGAGGCGGCGAATTCCCACCATCGATATGACGGATTTCCGGCTGCACGATGGCTTGCCGCATGTCTATACCGATCATCGCGCTGTCGGGAAACTGGCTGCGGAACATCTGCAGGAACGAGGTTTCCGCCAGTTTGCTTACTGCGGCTTTTCGGATCACGCCTGGTCATCCGAGCGACGAGAAGGTTTTGCCAACGCCATCACGGGTCATGGCGCTCTTCATGTGTATGAATCACGCTGGCAAACTTCATCCAGCCAGACATGGGCGCAGCAGCAGCAGGAAATCCGCGGCTGGCTGGAGGCGCTTCCTAAGCCCATTGGAATCATGGCAGCCAACGATATGCGCGGGCACCATGTGCTTGATGCCTGCCGGCAACTGGAACTCGCCGTGCCGGAATCGGTCGCTGTGATTGGTGTCGATAACGACGAAGTTCTTTGCGAGCTGTGTGACCCTCCACTTTCCAGTGTCGTGCCTAACCCCGAACGTATTGGATATGAGGCCGCTGCCATGCTGGATCGCATGATGGCAGGAGATTCCTGGCCGACGGAGACGCTTTACATTCCCCCTATGGGAATCGTGACCAGACAATCCACCGATGTGCTGGCGACGGACGATCCTATCGTTGCCAGCTCATTAAAAATCATTCGTGAAGGTGCCTGTCACCAGCTCACTGTCGACGAAATTCTCGCTCGTGTGAACACTTCGCGCAGTGTTCTCGAACGTCGATTTCGCAAACATCTGGGGCGTTCACCGC from Planctopirus ephydatiae encodes:
- a CDS encoding XylR family transcriptional regulator; protein product: MKPRKRVALVIETSLAYGRAVLKGISRYLVAHQPWSMYLDLHELMAQPPRWLENAEIDGVISRSTTPELAASLLRRRIPTIDMTDFRLHDGLPHVYTDHRAVGKLAAEHLQERGFRQFAYCGFSDHAWSSERREGFANAITGHGALHVYESRWQTSSSQTWAQQQQEIRGWLEALPKPIGIMAANDMRGHHVLDACRQLELAVPESVAVIGVDNDEVLCELCDPPLSSVVPNPERIGYEAAAMLDRMMAGDSWPTETLYIPPMGIVTRQSTDVLATDDPIVASSLKIIREGACHQLTVDEILARVNTSRSVLERRFRKHLGRSPQEEIRQVQLKRVKQLLEETELPLSRIAELSGFQHAEYLSVVFKRELGMTPGSYRKSANLR